The genomic segment GCCTGCGCTCGAGGTCGTGGTGGTGGCGACGCCGGATCAGTTCCACTGCGAGCACACGGTGGCCGCCCTCGAAGCGGGCAAGCACGTGCTGTGCGAGAACCCGATGGCGCCGAGCAGGGAGGAATGCGCGCGCATGGTGGCGGCGGCGAAAGCGGCCGGCCGCAAGCTCATGATCGGCCACCTGCTGCGCTTCACGCCGATCTTCCAGACCCTCAAGCGCATGCGCGATGACGGCGAATTCGGCGAGGTTTACTTCGTTGGCGCGGAGTACCAGTTCGACTACTCGCGGGTCGGCGGGCCGTGGCGGTTCGACCCGCGGGTGGGGCGCCACGTGTACCTGGGCGGCGGGTGCCACGCGGTGGACCTGATGCGGTATTTTCTGGGGGAGGTCAGCACGGTGGTGGCGATGGGCAATCACTTCGCGGCGCCGGAGATGCCCGCGGATGACTGCGTCGCCGCTCTCTACCGCACCTCGGCGGGGCACATCGGCCAGGTGCTCGTCGCCGGCGGCGCCAAGCGCCCCCATGCCGCGACTCTGGCCCTCAACGGCACCCGCGGCAGCGCCCTCGCCAGCAACGTCAGCTCCCGCGCTCAAGTCTGGCTCACGCGCGTGGAGGAGCTGGGCGACCAGTGGATGACCATTCCCGCCGGCGTCAACGCCGATCCCGTGCGCGCGCAGATGGACCACTTCTTGGGCTGCGTCCGCGATGACCTGGAACCGCTGGTCAATGGCGAGGAGGGCATGCGCGCCGTCGCCGCCGCCCTCGCCGCCATCGAGTCCACCGGCAGCGGCCAACTGGTCGCCATCAGTCACACCTGAACCTCCGCCCGGCCGCGGCGGACCGGGACAGATCGCTGCGGCGGGTGGTGACGTTGACGGCGAGATGGCATGAAGACCACGCCGGGGGCTGATGGCGGTGGACATTTGGCTGATTATATGGTATAGTATGTTAACCTCGTGGTGTTGTAAGAGGTGACACCCACTATCTTCCGACTTGGCCTGAGGTGTAGGGCCGCGTCCAGCCTTTCCCACCGTAACCAAGGCCGGGGCAATCCATTTGCTCGCCGCAGCCGGTGCCGGCCCCGGAGAGTCGGTGGCGTCTGACGTACGCCGCGACCTTCCTTGATTCTGGAATTCGCCAGAGGCGAAGCAGTCTCGCACTGCCGACCTGACATCATCAAGTCTCGGCCCACCGGGCCGAGGGACGATCTCAACTGAGGCTACCCATTTCAAGACCCCCACGTGGAGGAGCGTAAGCATCATGCGCGCGACCGAGGACAGCAAGACCCGCGCCCTGGACATGACGGAGCTGGAGGGCAAGACGGTTGACGAACTGCAGGACCTCGCCAAGGGCCTCGACATCACCGGCGCCCAGAGACTCAACAAGCGCGACCTGGTGTTGACCGTGCTCAAGGCGCAGGCGGAGCAGAACGGATTGATCTTCACCGCCGGCGTGCTGGAGATGCTGCCCGAGGGCTATGGCTTCCTGCGCGTGCGCGGGTATCTGCCCAGCCCGGACGACGTTTATGTGTCCCAGTCGCAGATCAAGCGCTTCGCCCTCAAGACCGGCGATACCGTCGGCGGCCAGGTGCGCCCGGCCAAGGACGGCGAGCGCTACTACAGCCTGCTGCGGGTGGAGGCGGTCAACGGCGAAAGCCCCGATGCGCTGAAGCAGCGCGTGCCCTTCGACGCGCTGACCCCCATCTACCCCACCGATCAACTGCGGATGGAGGCCGACCCCAAGGGTATCTCCGGGCGCATGATAGATATCGTCTGCCCCGTCGGCAAGGGGCAGCGCGGCCTCATCGTCTCTCCGCCCAAGGCCGGCAAGACCATGCTGCTCAAGGCCATCGGCAACGCCATCACCGCCAATCATCCCGAGGTCGTGCTCCTGGTGCTGCTGATTGACGAGCGCCCCGAGGAGGTCACCGACATCCGCCGCTCGGTGGACGCCGAGGTCGCCGCCTCCACCTTCGACGAGCTGCCCGAGAACCACATGAAGGTGCAGGAGCTGTGCCTGGAGAAGGCCAAGCGCCTGGTCGAGCATGGAAAAGACGTGGTCGTCCTGCTCGACTCCATCACCCGCCTCTCCCGCGCCTCCAACCTCACCGTCACCCCCAGCGGGCGCACCCTCTCCGGCGGCCTCGACCCCAGCGCCCTCTACCGCCCCAAGCGCTTCTTCGGCGCCGCCCGCAACATCGAGGAGGGCGGCAGCCTGACCGTGGTCGCCACCGCCCTGGTGGACACCGGCAGCCGCATGGACGACGTCATCTTCGAGGAGTTCAAGGGCACCGGCAACATGGAGCTGGTCCTCGACCGCACCCTCTCCGAACGTCGCACCTTCCCCGCCATTGATGTCCGCCGCTCCGGCACCCGTCACGAGGAGTTGCTCTTCAACGAGGACACCCTGCGTCGCGTTTGGCAGCTGCGCAAGGTGCTCAACGCACTCGATACCGTCCAGGCCACCGAGCTGCTGCTCACCGGCCTGCATAAGACCGCAACCAACCAGGCATTCCTGGAGTGGGTCGAGAAGGAACTGCGGCCGAAGAACGGCGACTAGCCGCTCGCCCGCGCTGCCGCTCGCCCCCCATCACACCGAGGTCTTACCCGCCACCGCCATGGTCATCATCATGCGCACGGAGGCGACGCCGGACGAGATCCAGGCGGTGATTGACACCGTCGAGGATGCCGGCTTCCGCGCCTTCCTCAATCCCGGCGTCGAGCGCAAGGTCATCGCCCTGCTGGGGGCGGTGGACGTGGAAAAGGCGAGCCTGGCCGACCGCTTCGCCAGCATGCCCGGGGTCGAGCGCGTCGCCCCCATCTCCGAGCCCTACAAGCTGGCTTCGCGCCAGACCCATCCCGACGA from the Armatimonadota bacterium genome contains:
- a CDS encoding 3-deoxy-7-phosphoheptulonate synthase (catalyzes the formation of 3-deoxy-D-arabino-hept-2-ulosonate 7-phosphate from phosphoenolpyruvate and D-erythrose 4-phosphate) produces the protein MVIIMRTEATPDEIQAVIDTVEDAGFRAFLNPGVERKVIALLGAVDVEKASLADRFASMPGVERVAPISEPYKLASRQTHPD
- the rho gene encoding transcription termination factor Rho translates to MDMTELEGKTVDELQDLAKGLDITGAQRLNKRDLVLTVLKAQAEQNGLIFTAGVLEMLPEGYGFLRVRGYLPSPDDVYVSQSQIKRFALKTGDTVGGQVRPAKDGERYYSLLRVEAVNGESPDALKQRVPFDALTPIYPTDQLRMEADPKGISGRMIDIVCPVGKGQRGLIVSPPKAGKTMLLKAIGNAITANHPEVVLLVLLIDERPEEVTDIRRSVDAEVAASTFDELPENHMKVQELCLEKAKRLVEHGKDVVVLLDSITRLSRASNLTVTPSGRTLSGGLDPSALYRPKRFFGAARNIEEGGSLTVVATALVDTGSRMDDVIFEEFKGTGNMELVLDRTLSERRTFPAIDVRRSGTRHEELLFNEDTLRRVWQLRKVLNALDTVQATELLLTGLHKTATNQAFLEWVEKELRPKNGD
- a CDS encoding Gfo/Idh/MocA family oxidoreductase, which codes for MQEIKAGIIGLRMGRAHGRAIAASAGARIAALCDADPELLAAVAAELGVERAETDFRRLVDEPALEVVVVATPDQFHCEHTVAALEAGKHVLCENPMAPSREECARMVAAAKAAGRKLMIGHLLRFTPIFQTLKRMRDDGEFGEVYFVGAEYQFDYSRVGGPWRFDPRVGRHVYLGGGCHAVDLMRYFLGEVSTVVAMGNHFAAPEMPADDCVAALYRTSAGHIGQVLVAGGAKRPHAATLALNGTRGSALASNVSSRAQVWLTRVEELGDQWMTIPAGVNADPVRAQMDHFLGCVRDDLEPLVNGEEGMRAVAAALAAIESTGSGQLVAISHT